The genomic DNA TGGCGATTTTGTTAAAGAAAGTAAAGAAGAAAAAACTGATTTAAGAAATGGCACGATGATAACGTTTATTCCCGATGAAAGGATTTTCGGGAAATATCATTTTATCACGGAATATATTGAAAAATTACTTTGGAACTATGCTTTCCTGAATACAGGCTTGTCAATATATTTTAACGGTCAGCGTTATTATGCCGACAATGGGTTACTTGATCTTCTTTCAAAATATATCAGTGGCACATCGCTCGTTTATCCGATCATTCATATTAGAGATAACGATTTTGAATGTGCAATGACACATAGCGAAAATCAATATGGTGAAGAATATTATTCGTTTGTAAACGGTCAGCATACTACACAGGGAGGTACACATCAATCGGCATTTCGTGAAGCTGTAGTGAAAACCATTCGTGAGTTTTACAAGAAAGACTTTGAAGCAAGCGATATACGTACATCTATAATTGCCGCTATCAGTGTGAAAGTGCAGGAACCTGTTTTTGAATCACAGACAAAAACAAAATTAGGTTCACAATACATGGAGCCTAATGGTCAAACCATCAGGAATTATGTCGGAGATATTGTTAAAAAAAATCTTGACGATTTTTTACATAAAAATCCAGAGACAGCAGAGGCGCTGTTAAGAAAAATCCTGCAATCGGAAAAAGAACGTAAAGAATTGGCGAATATTAAAAAGATCGCCCGCGAAAGCGTTAAAAAAGCCAGTCTGTTCAATAAAAAATTACGAGATTGTAAGATCCATTATAATAGCAACGACACACGTTATCTTGATACTACTTTATTTATCACTGAAGGGGATTCTGCAAGTGGCTCTATTACAAAATCGCGCGATGTGAGTACGCAAGCGGTATTCAGCCTGAGGGGCAAGCCCCTGAATTGTTTTGGGATGAGCAAGAAAGTAGTTTATGAAAATGAAGAGTTTAATTTATTACAGTCAGCATTGAATGTAGAAGAAGATTATGAGAACCTTCGTTATAATAATATTGTAGTTGCTACTGATGCCGATGTTGATGGTATGCATATCCGTTTATTGCTGATTACTTTTTTCCTCCAATTCTTTCCTGATTTAGTAAAGAACGGTCATTTATATATTTTACAAACACCACTTTTCCGTGTAAGGAATAAATCGAAAACAATCTATTGTTATTCTGAAACCGAGAAACAATCAGCTATTGACGAGTTGGGCAGCAAACCGGAAATTACACGTTTTAAAGGGTTGGGTGAAATTTCACCGGATGAATTCAAACACTTCATTGGACCTTCAATGCGTCTTGACCCTGTAATATTGAAGAGCAATTCAACCATTCCTGAGATGCTTACATTTTACATGGGAAAAAATACACAGGAGCGGCAGAATTTCATAATTGATAATCTACGGGTTGAGTTAGATACTATTGAAGCCTGATATTTTTTCTTTTTGATCATTAAATTTTATTAACTTGCTGCATCATTCAGGGAAAAGAATGTGTTTTTATTGAGTGTTATGTCAAAAAAAAATAAAGCCAGGATACCTGTAAAATCAAAGCAAAATGAACTTCCTTTAAAATCGAAAAGAAAAATCGATTGGATGATGATTTGGTTACCAGCTCGAATACCATGGTGGCAAAAGGAATTAGAGCAATACCTGAAATATGGACTTCTTTTTTCGGCGACGGAAAACTCAAATATGAATACAGGTCTATTGTAAAAACCACTTATACCATAGAACATCAGCTGCTTGGAGTGAACCCGAATGTCAGATATTTTATGGGTAACAAGAAAATGCTCCTATGAAATTTATAAAAATAAAAATGTAAAATAATGATGATAAAATTTCGAGGTCAGAGAATTCTTTTTTCCTAACCTGGTATATTATTGATTGTCGTAATCCTAAAAATAATAAATTATGGAATCAATGATATTCTTCCAATATATTCATGTTTGGGTCCATCAATTTCATTACATAAAATACGGTATACATAAACATCCATGACTACATCTTTGATATTACCACTATTATTATATGTTCCGTTCCAACCTTCACTTTGTTTTGCTATTGCATCCCATTTAGTTGTTTTAAATACCTCTTTTCCCCAACGGTCATAAATGGTCAAACGGAAATTATCAGGATCTACGTTGATTCCTTCAGCAGACCATGTATCATTAAAACCATCGTCATTTGGTGTGAAACTATTAGGAATATACAAAGTATATATTTCAGTAACTCTTACAGAATCCCTTATTGTATCAGCACAACCATTGTTGTCAATAATAATAAGCGTTACATAGTAAGTTCCAAGATTTTCATATTGGTGTGATATTGTACTACCTTCACCATAATTGCCATCACCAAATTCCCAAAACAGTGAATCTATCATACCGGATGAATTATCAAAAAACGTTATTGGTCCATCCATATATGTAAGAACTTTGGGTACAGCTGTATAACTTGCTGTTGGTCCTGGGATTTCAGCTACATCTACCGTTGCTGATGCAGAACACCCGCCATCGCTAATTGTAACGGTATACAAACCTGCAACAAGTTCTATAGCAGTTTGTGTTGTTTGCCCATCGTTCCATAAATAGGTGAAGGTTCCTACGCCGCCATTTGCACTGGCTGTAGCTGTACCATTCTTTTTATCACATACTTCATTTTCTGAACTTGCAGTAACTGTAGGACCTGGATTTTCGCCGATATTGGTTGAAATTGTAGCGGTACATGAATTAATATCAGAAACGGTTACATAATAGGTGCCTGTTGGTACATTAGTTAATGTTGCTGAAGTAGTGTTATTGTCCCATAAATAAAAGTAAGGAGCTGTTCCATTAGTAGCCGTTACTGTAGCAGAACCGTCAGAAAAACCGCATGATGCATTTATTGTACCTGTAATTGCAGGAATAGGTACAGGTGAAGGATTTATAATAACAGTATTTGTAGCTTGACAGCTGTTACCATCAGTAACGGTAACATAATAAGTACCACCGGAAACATTCGTTAAAGAAGGACCTGTCTGATTATTTGACCATAAATAAGAATAATTGCCATCACCTCCTGTTGCTAGTGCTGTAGCTGCTCCGTTTGCCATATTACAACGTGTATGAGTGATACTGATTATCGAAA from Bacteroidales bacterium includes the following:
- a CDS encoding DNA topoisomerase IV subunit B; protein product: MTSNYTEDSIKSLDWNEHIRIRPGMYIGKLGDGASHDDGIYVLLKEIIDNSVDEYIMGFGKKIEITIKDQRVSVRDYGRGIPLGKVVDCVSKINTGAKYDSEVFKKTVGLNGVGSKAVNALSSYFIVQSVREGKTRIAEFSNGDFVKESKEEKTDLRNGTMITFIPDERIFGKYHFITEYIEKLLWNYAFLNTGLSIYFNGQRYYADNGLLDLLSKYISGTSLVYPIIHIRDNDFECAMTHSENQYGEEYYSFVNGQHTTQGGTHQSAFREAVVKTIREFYKKDFEASDIRTSIIAAISVKVQEPVFESQTKTKLGSQYMEPNGQTIRNYVGDIVKKNLDDFLHKNPETAEALLRKILQSEKERKELANIKKIARESVKKASLFNKKLRDCKIHYNSNDTRYLDTTLFITEGDSASGSITKSRDVSTQAVFSLRGKPLNCFGMSKKVVYENEEFNLLQSALNVEEDYENLRYNNIVVATDADVDGMHIRLLLITFFLQFFPDLVKNGHLYILQTPLFRVRNKSKTIYCYSETEKQSAIDELGSKPEITRFKGLGEISPDEFKHFIGPSMRLDPVILKSNSTIPEMLTFYMGKNTQERQNFIIDNLRVELDTIEA